A genomic segment from Nicotiana sylvestris chromosome 1, ASM39365v2, whole genome shotgun sequence encodes:
- the LOC104241755 gene encoding AAA-ATPase At2g46620-like — translation MWVVNILFLLVLVPCFLFLARFILYRTALIFVLRKWANWVDDRIHVHQYLKVAELNENGQDNQFYRRVSLYVNSLPSVEDSNFTNLFSGKKSTDIILSLDDNQVIEDEFLGARISWVNKVERFNNGVCNRSFLLRIKKKDKRRILPPYFQHIHTVSDDIEQRRRELKLFLNNGPSENPIKGRWRSVPFTHPATLDTIAMDTDLKNKVKSDLDTFTKSQNYYHKMGRAWKRNYLLYGPSGTGKSSFIGAMANFLNYDVYDVDLSRVSDDSDLKLLLLQTTNRSLIVIEDLDRLINEKLITTSFSGLLNFMDGIVNSCCGDEKIMVFTMNSKEHIDPAMLRPGRIDVHIHFPLCDFNSFRSLANNYLGVKEHKLFPQVEEIFQSGATMSPAAIGELMMVNRSSPSRALKSVITALQSNGTEGKIAGRGKRLSDSASSPALPFPSPSPQAEETGGVNWKDSVPVAKEFRKLYGLLRMKSCKKPDSFDQDSEMIER, via the coding sequence ATGTGGGTTGTAAATATACTTTTCCTTTTGGTCTTGGTTCCTTGCTTTTTATTTCTCGCTAGATTTATCCTGTATAGAACAGCTTTGATATTTGTTTTGCGTAAATGGGCAAATTGGGTCGACGACAGAATTCACGTTCATCAGTATCTTAAAGTTGCAGAGCTGAATGAAAATGGACAAGACAATCAGTTTTACCGGAGAGTTTCCCTTTATGTCAATTCTTtgccatcagttgaagattcaaaCTTCACCAATCTCTTCTCCGGTAAAAAATCTACTGATATTATCTTATCTTTAGACGACAATCAGGTAATTGAAGACGAATTCCTCGGAGCCAGAATTTCCTGGGTAAACAAAGTTGAAAGATTTAATAATGGAGTTTGTAATCGGAGTTTCTTGCTGAGGATTAAGAAGAAAGATAAGCGCAGAATTCTCCCCCCATATTTTCAGCATATTCATACAGTCTCTGACGATATCGAACAGCGAAGAAGAGAATTGAAATTGTTCCTAAACAATGGGCCGTCGGAAAATCCCATAAAGGGACGGTGGAGATCTGTTCCATTTACACATCCTGCGACTTTGGACACCATAGCCATGGACACCGATCTCAAAAATAAGGTAAAATCCGATCTTGATACGTTTaccaaatcccaaaattactaTCACAAAATGGGCCGGGCTTGGAAGCGTAATTACCTCCTGTACGGTCCCTCTGGTACTGGAAAATCAAGCTTCATTGGCGCCATGGCGAATTTCCTGAACTACGATGTTTACGACGTTGATTTGTCTCGGGTTTCCGATGATTCTGATCTCAAACTCCTTTTGCTACAAACCACAAACCGATCCTTAATCGTAATCGAAGATCTCGATCGTTTGATCAACGAGAAATTAATTACCACAAGCTTTTCGGGGTTGCTTAATTTTATGGATGGTATTGTAAATTCATGTTGCGGCGATGAGAAGATTATGGTTTTTACAATGAACAGCAAAGAGCATATTGATCCAGCTATGTTAAGGCCTGGTAGAATTGATGTACACATACACTTCCCTTTATGTGATTTTAATTCTTTTAGGTCTTTAGCGAATAATTATTTGGGTGTAAAGGAGCACAAGCTGTTTCCGCAAGTGGAGGAGATTTTCCAGAGCGGCGCAACCATGAGTCCGGCGGCGATCGGCGAGTTGATGATGGTCAACCGGAGCTCCCCGAGCAGGGCTTTGAAGTCCGTCATCACGGCGTTACAGTCTAACGGAACGGAGGGAAAGATCGCGGGGAGGGGAAAACGGTTGAGTGACAGTGCATCGTCACCAGCCCTGCCGTTTCCGTCGCCGTCGCCGCAAGCGGAGGAGACAGGTGGCGTCAACTGGAAGGACTCTGTTCCTGTGGCGAAGGAGTTCCGGAAGTTGTACGGACtgttgaggatgaaaagttgtaaGAAGCCTGATTCGTTCGATCAGGACTCCGAGATGATCGAACGGTGA
- the LOC138876077 gene encoding uncharacterized protein: MDLDLTIKLVVGEYTLNVVSAYAPHAGLDEEVKRHFWEVLDEIVRQVPHTEKLFIGGDFNGHIGATAGDYGEVHEGFGFGERNGRGTSLLDFAEAFGLVIANFGFSKRKEHLITFQNAVAET; the protein is encoded by the coding sequence ATGGATTTAGACCTAACTATAAAGTTGGTGGTTGGAGAGTACACCCTGAATGTTGTTAGTGCCTATGCGCCGCATGCGGGCCTAGATGAAGAGGTTAAACGACACTTCTGGGAGGTGTTAGATGAGATTGTGCGCCAGGTTCCGCATACAGAGAAACtattcataggaggggatttcaatggtcatattggggcgACCGCAGGTGATTATGGCGAGGTGCATGAAGGCTTTGGTTTTGGGGAGAGGAACGGAAGAGGAACATCGTTGTTGGACTTCGCTGAGGCTTTTGGGTTGGTGATTGCGAACTTTGGATTTTCAAAGAGGAAAGAGCATTTGATTACTTTTCAAAATGCAGTAGCGGAGACCTAG